In Ignavibacteria bacterium, the sequence CACTTCCGAGCCTTCCTCTTAAAATGTATATGGATTTATATAATGCAAGTTTTTCAGGTAAGGGAATTATATGTCTAATGAACGGAAAACCGGCATTCAATACAGTGATTATTGATTTCAAGGTAAGATATTATGATATACGAGAAGACATGTCCCCAGAGCCGTATCCTTATGTAAACCTTGGAGAGTTTATGTCTCTTCCAGATTCTGTAATTGCTAAAACAATTAAAGACAGGATAGTAATAATAGGTGATTTGCAGGAAAGAGACATGCATCAGACTTTAATTGGTACGATGCCGGGATCTATAATACTGTTAAACGTTTTTCTTACTTTAAAAGAGTCTGAAAATCTCATTAAACCGTTGTTTCTGGCTATATTGTTTTTAACTTATTTTCTTATTTCACTTGATGTTTTTTCCGACAAAAATATACTTGAGCGAAAATACATCAGAATGCTTTCACAGAATCGTATTGGTAAATTTTTTGTCAAACTTTTTAAGTATATTTCTTATCTGATTATTGCATCGGTTATTATTTACATATTGTATAATATTCATTTAAATATTTTAATAATTGCATTATACTTTAATTTTATTGATTCTCTTTTAATTAAAATACGAAACAAACAAAAGGCAAAATTTGAAGCCGGCATATAGAATCATTATATTTTAAATTATGAAAAATAAAATAATAATATTACTGATATTTGTTTTTCTTGTTTCTTCTATTCTTTTGAAGGGACAGGATTGCTACATAATAATGAAGATAAAAGGAACTATTGTACTTGAGAGTACAGGTCAGGTTCTTCAGAAAGACGACCAGATATGCGGAAATGATAATGTCATTTTCAAAACAGCGGATGCTGTAGCTATTGTACACAGTACTTCAAAAGGGAAGTACACACTTAGAGCTAATAAAAACAGAACCAGTGAAATTGAGGAGGTAATCATAAGTACTGTGTCAACAGTATTATCAAAAAACACGGCAAATCTCTCAACTCTCGATACAAGAAGTTCAGATAATCCCCTGATTGATGACTTCGGAACTTCATTTTGCGTTATAGATAATTATGAACTCTATTTAGATGAAGATAAGTATCCCTCAGGGAAAGACTATTACTTTATGATTTGTTTTATCTACAATGATTCCCCAATTGAAACAAAACTTGAAAATAACAATAACGTTGTTTACTTGAACAAGGAAATCATATTTAAACCATTATCAAAAGATGCAGAACTGACTAAATTAGAAAATGTTTCGTTGTATTATTGCAGCAATAAAAACCCGGATAAGCCCCTATTAATTAACGCCTTTGACTTATCGTTCCCTGATGAAAGGATACTTAAAGATGAACTTTCCAATTATATAATGCTGCTAAGAACATCAGGAAAAACAGAAGAGGATATTCAGGAAGAGCTGATAGAGTACATGTTTGATGTTTATGGAAGTGTTAACAATGAAAACTTTCTTAAGTGGGTAAATGAGAACGTAAAATAAATAAACCTGTTTTTCCGAAAGAGATTATGAACCTGAATAATTTTGATTTAACTAATAAAATTAGATACTTTTGACTGAGA encodes:
- a CDS encoding CHASE2 domain-containing protein; this encodes MSRFNVLKIFKNKRRFRLIVASILHALFLVAVTLWLLQKNYTYGDEKFVIRWSSIIKKMVFKIDDKPPRNDLLFINTSYDNMLIDRLDDDGFSVGNQVITDREKLSRLFEIMKNNNSNHKYVICDIFFKDPSPYDSSLNENIMKLKNIIIPYHISSDSEIQEPLFKINKGFSDYNIIEGSFLKYSLIQLDSLPSLPLKMYMDLYNASFSGKGIICLMNGKPAFNTVIIDFKVRYYDIREDMSPEPYPYVNLGEFMSLPDSVIAKTIKDRIVIIGDLQERDMHQTLIGTMPGSIILLNVFLTLKESENLIKPLFLAILFLTYFLISLDVFSDKNILERKYIRMLSQNRIGKFFVKLFKYISYLIIASVIIYILYNIHLNILIIALYFNFIDSLLIKIRNKQKAKFEAGI